In the Natrinema sp. CBA1119 genome, CGCACCGCTGGAAGACCGGATCCGGCGCGACGACGAGGGGCGACTCACAATCACTCGCGACTTCCGTCTGGAGACCGACGGGCTCGCGGGCGAGATCTTCGTCCAGAACGCGGAGTTGCACACCCACGGCCTCAACGCGCCCGATCTGGGTCTGGGACCGTACCGAAACGCCACCATCGTCAACGCGGTCGCCGACGAGGAGGTCTACGAACCCCGTAGCGCCGACACGTTCCAGCGCTTCTCCGTCGACGATTTCGTGGCCGAACGCGGGGCACACCGGCTCGAGTCGGCCGCGCCGAAGCCGAGCGACGGGGCTTGAGATGGTCGGTCTCTCCGGTGTATTCGGCGGGGACGCTCACAGCGTCGAGGTGGAGACGGTCCCCGAGACCATCGCCGGTGGCGAGGTGGCCGACACCTACCGCGAACACGGGGTCGTCATTCGCGCGGCGTTCCACGAGGGGACGGCAACCGACCAGCCCGCCGAGACCGACGACGGGTCGCTCGTGTGGATCTGGGGCGAAGTGTATAGCGTCACCGACGAGGTCGGCGAGCGGCGCTCGGTCGACCCTAACGAATCGGCACAGGTCTGTGCCCGGCAGTATAGCGCCCACGGTCTCGACTTCGTGTCCCGTCTCGACGGCGAGTTCACCGGTTGCGTCTACGAACCGGCCGCCGACACCGTTTCGTTTTTCACCGATCGGCTCGGTGCGCGGCCGCTGTACTACGCCCGCGGGGATGACGGCCTCGCGTTCTCGACGGCCGTCCAGACGGTGCCCGTACTGCCGGGGTTCGAGCCGGCGTTCGACGAGCGATTCCTCGCGGAGTATCTCTACTGTCGGCGCACGTTCGGCACCAAGACGCCGATCACGGGACTCGAGCAACTGCCGCCGGCGACGATCCTGACCTGCTATATCGAGAGCGGCGACACCGATCGCCGTCGCTACTGGGAGCCCCGATACCGGCCCCAAGACCGACCGTTCTCGTACTTCGTGCGGGAACTCACCGACCGATTCGAACGGGCGGTCCACGACCGGACGCGAGACGACCGCGACCACGGCCTCCTGCTGAGTGGCGGGAGCGACTCTCGAGCGGTGCTGGCGGCTGCCGACGAGCCACTCACGGCCTTTCACCTGGGCGACGGCTGGAATCGCGAGGCACGGATCGCCCAACGGGCGGCCGACGCCGCCGACTCCCGATTCGAACTGCTGAATCGCGGGCCAAACTACCACGCCACGCTACTGGAGCGGGCCGGACCGATTCAGGAGTTCGTCGGGCCATTTCATACGGGTCACGCACTCGGGTTCGCCGATGAAATCGACGCCGAGGTCGACACGCTACTGACGGGTCTATACAGCGACGATCTCTTCGGATCCTGGAGCATCTCGCAGGCGACGCTTCAGCTCCCTTTCGACATCCAGTTCTGGTTCCCGTTCGAGCGCCTACCGTCGACCATCGACGACTTCGTATGCGAGCAGGTGACCGCTGGGCCCACGCGCCGGCCCGACTTTCTCGATGCGGCACCGCTCGAGGAGATCCTGCGCGAGAACATCCGGTTCGAGAACGGCGAGGTGGAGTTCCACGGCGTCGGCTACGAGTCGGTCGAACAGCTCAGCCTCAATTCGACGTTGTATCCGATCACGAACGGGATCGGATTCGACCTGTTCAGCGCAGTACAGATCGCGCCAACGCGGAACCCGTTCCTCGACCGCCGACTGGTGGATCTGGCCCTCTCGATGCCCCTGAAGCACCGATTGCGCCGCGACCCGCTGCACCGAGCAGTGGACCGACTCGACGGCTCGCTGGCCGATATTCCGCACGCTTCGTCGCGCGTCCCGTTGAAACATCCCAAGGCGGCGCACGTGGTCGGCAATCGCGCGATGAACCTGTTCGACAAACTCGACTGGACCGGTTCGTATCGGACGCAGGGACCGTGGCAGGACAAAAACGAAGTGATCAGAACCCACGACTTTGTGGGTCGGGCGCTGGAGCGACACGAGGAGACCGGTCGACGGCTACCCGGCCTCGACTGGGATGCGGTGCGTGACACGTATCGACGTCACCGCGCGGGCGAGACGAACGCCGCCGAGGAACTATACCGGCTGGTCACCGTCCTCGAAATGCCGCTTACGGGACGAATTGTCGGCGATTGATACGGATTTTGCCGGTCAGTTCAGGCGTGACCGCAGAATGGTTCGCGGCACATCGGTACAGTAGACCGTATGTGGGGACGATTGACGGATCTCAGGCCGACGGGAACCACACCAGCGGGTGGTTCGCGACGAGTTCGACGCGAACCGACTCGCCGATGTCGAACACCTCCGTGTGACCGTGAAGACACTGTATGGTATCGCCGCTGTCGGTCTCGACGCGGTAGATGAACGACGGGCCCTGGTACTGGCGTCGCGTGATCGTGCCGTCGGCCTCATCGGTCGTCGTCGGGCTCACGCGGAGGTCGTCGGGGCGAACCAGCACGTCGACCGTCGCCTCGTCGGACAGCGCCCCCCAGTCCGATCGATCGACGCCGACGAGCGCGTTGGTGTCGAGCTGGCCGACATCGGTCACGAGCACGCCGTCCTCGACGCTCGCCGAGAGGAACCCGGCACGACCGAGGAAGGAGGCGACGAACCGCGAAGCCGGACGCTCGAACACTTTTGCCGGCCGCCCGACCTGTTGGAGTTGGCCATCGTGCATCACGCCGACACGGTCGGCGACCGACAGCGCCTCTTCTTGATCGTGGGTGACCCAGATCGTCGTGACGCCCGTCTCGTCGATGATCCGTCGGATCTCCTCGCGCATGGAGACGCGAAGGCTCACGTCGAGGTTCGAAAGCGGTTCGTCCAGCAGGAGAACGTCGGGCTCAGGTGCCAGCGAGCGCGCGAGCGCGATGCGCTGTTTTTGTCCGCCCGAGAGCTCGCTCGGGCGATCGTCGCCGTGGTCCGACAGGTCGACGAGGTCGAGCAATTGCTCGACGCGGGCCTGACGCTCGCTCTCGGACCACTCTGAGAGCCCAAATCCAACGTTTTCGGCCGCCGTCAGGTGCGGAAAGAGCGCGAAATCCTGAAACACCAGCCCGATACCGCGCTCTTCGGGCGGTACGAACGTCCCGTCGACGTCAGCGAGGACGCGGTCGCCCAGTTTGATGGTTCCATCGTTTGGACGTTCGAGCCCGCCGATCAACCGTAGTGTCGTGGTTTTCCCGCAGCCTGACGGACCCAATAGCGTCAGCACTTCGCCGTCGCCGACGGAAACGGAAAGGTCCTCGACCGCCGTCTCGGTCGCGTACGACCGAGCGATGTTGTCCAGTTCGAGTACTGTCGATTGTCGAGGATCGTCGTCGGTGTCGGCGGTCGATATCGCCGGTTCAGACGATGCGAGCGATTCGCGGTTGTAGTTGTGTTCTGACATGAATTACTCCTCCTGTGAGAGGATGACGACCATCGAAAGACCCGAGACGACGATCAACACCAGCGCGGGGACGGCTGCGAACCCGTAGTAGCCGGATTCGCGGACGCTCCAGATGTACGTGACGAGCGTCTCGAAGCCTGTTGGGTGAAGCACCAGTGTTGCGGGCAACTCTTTCATCGTGGTGAGAAAGACCAGCGCCGCGCCGCCGATCACGCCGGGTGCGATCAGCGGGAGCGTGATCCGGCGGAACGCGCCCGCGGGCGTCCGACCGAGCGTTCGCGCAGCTTCGGTCAGACTCCGGTCGACGCGCAGCACCGACGACCGCGTCGACCCGACGGCCTGCGGGAGAAAGCGGATGACATACGCAAAGATCAACAGTGGGAGCGTCTGGTACAGCGTTGGGGTGACGTCGACGCCGAAAAGCAAGAGGTCGCCGACGGACGATTCGTAATAGACGGCGAAGAACACGAGCGCGAGACCGAGGACGATTCCGGGCATCGCGTACCCCACGTAGGTCATCCGGTCGAACAGCTCAGACAGCCTGGACCGATGTCTCGCGGCAAGGTAGGCAACCGGAACCGCGGCGGCCGCACAGACGACTGCCGCCGCCAGTGAGACGGACACCGAGTTAATCGCGAACTGCCACTGGAAGCCGACGCCCTGTCGGGTGGCCTGGCTCGGACTCCGGACCAGCCAGTGGGTCAGGACGGCCAGTGGCACGACGAGACAGAGGAAGACGATACTCGTACAGAATGCGAGCGCGGGGGCTTTCCACGCGCCCAGTGAGACCGTCGTGTCGCTCCCTGAACTCGCGCCTGTGCCGACGTAGGCCCCGCGACTCGAGTCACCGATTCGCGACTCGATCGAGAGGATCACTGCGGTGATCGCCAGCAACTGCAAGGAGAGCATGGCGGCTGTCTCGCGACCGAACGCGTTGTACTCGACGAAGATGACGCGGGTGAATACGTCCAATCGCATAAGCGACGGAGTACCGAAATCCGAGAGCGTGTACAGCGCGACCAGGAGAGACCCCGATGCGATCCCGGGTAGGAGTTGTCGAAGCGTTACGCGACTGAATGCTCGCCAGCGTGTCGTCCCGAGCGTCCGTGCGGCCTCGACGAGTTGCTGGTCGAAAGACAGCAGCGACGCCCGAGTCGTGATGAACACGTACGGATAGGTGTACAGCGTGAGCACGAGCGTCGTGCCCCAGAACCCGTAGACCGGTGGAATCGACTCGATGCCGAGGGGCGCGAGAGCGTTTGCGAGTTGTCCGCCGGGGCCGAACGCGGAGATGAAGGTAAACGCCCCCAGATAACTCGGGATGACCAGCGGCAGGGCGACGGCGATGGTCCAGAACCGCCGGAACGGGAGATCCGTGCGGACGGTGAGAAAGGCGAGCGGAACGCCAATGCAGATCGATGCGCCGGTGACGGCGGCGACGAGGCCGAGGCTCGTCAACAGGATCTCGACGGTCATCGGGCGCGCGACGATCGACAGCGCGTAGTCGGTGTCGACCTGGAGCACGCGCATGACGATCCACACGATCGGTGAGAGTACCACTGCGGCGATCGCACCGCTCAGGAGCGTCAGGCCGGTCGGATAGCCGTCCGTCTCCCCTTGGTCAAACCGTGACACTAGTCTATCGCCCACGGACATGTTAGAGTGCGCCTACCTCGCGCATGAGTTGCAGCGTCGGCTCGAGGTCCGCGAGCTGGGAGAGATCGAAATCCGGCGGGTTCAATTCGTCGATAGTCGGGAGGTCTCCGATCGGCGGGACGCTGGGGAGCAGCGGATATTCGTACCCCCGCGTCGCCAGGAACTCCTGGGCCTCGATGCTGAGCAGGTGATGGATGAAATCCACCGCCAGCGTCTCGTTTGCCGTGTTCTTGATGATCTCGGTTCCCGAGCAGTTCACGAGCGCGCCCGCGTCGCCCTGCGTGAACGCGAGATCGATCGGGGCGTTGGGACGCTCTTCGAACACGAGTCGCGAGTAGTAGTGATTTGAGAACCCAGCGCTCAACTCGCCGCTCGCGACCCTGTTGGCGACGACCAACTCGTTGTCGTACGTGTTGACGCCCTGTTCTTGCATCCCGTTGAGCCACTGGCGCGCTTCGCTTTCCCCGTCGATGAGTCTCATCGCGGTGACGAACGCTTGGAACGCGCCGTAAGTCGGAGCCCAGCCCATCGCGTTGTTAAATCGTGAATCCTGCGCGAACGTCAAGATGTCGTTTGGAATCTCCGACTCCGAGAACTCCTCCGTGTTGTAGGGAATGCTTCGGGCTCGACCCATGACCCCGACCCACTGATCCGTCGGGTGGTACGTGTCCGGAATTTCGGAGACGAGGTGGTCCGGGAGCGACACGGTCGCGTCGTTTTCGGCGACGATGCCGATCGATCCGGCGTCGATTGCCCAGAAGATGTCCGCCGGACTCTGGCCGGCGTTGACCTCCTCGCTGATGGTGTTCGCAAGCTGGGATGAGGGCGCCTCTCGGATGTTCACGATGAAGTCCTGGTACGTGTTCTGGACCCGCTTCATCAGGTTCGCGTACAGTCCGCCCTCGCCGCCGCCGAGGTAGACCGTTAGTTCGCCCCGCAGATCCGGAAGATCGAGCATCGACCGGCCGGTGTACTCCGAGGGGCGGTCGTCGATCAGCGGACCGGACCCCCGCCACTCTTCGAGGGAAAAGAGTTCGTCGACCGTGTACGTCTTGGGATCGGGTATCGATCCCTCTCGCTCGTACGTCGACTCGTCGCTGTTGCTGGCACACCCCACGAGCGACACGGCTCCGGTCGCCGTTCCGGTGAGTTTCAGGAACTGTCGCCGGCCCCGTCCGGTCGCGTCACTCCGGTGGTCGCCGCCTTCGTATTCGGCCATATACGCCGTATTTTTTGGCTACCCTAAAATGACTTTACATTCGCCGCCGGTCAGGGGTATCAGTCGACGGGCGTCCGTCTTCGGAAACGATGAACTTAACTCGTGAGCCTATCGATCCGGCCATGAACGCGCGTGAAAACGAGCATCATCATCCCCGTGTACAACGATCCAGAGGGGCTAGGAGTGACCGTCGACTCGCTCCTGAACCAGACTGCAACCGACTACGAAGTCGTCATCGCGGACAACGGATCGACCGACGAGACAGCGGCCGTCGGCCGGGAGTTCGCGCAGTCGGACCGTGTTCGCCACGTCGTCGAAGAGGACGTTCAAAGCTCTTACGCGGCTCGAAACGCCGGTATCGAAGTTGCACGTGGGGACATCCTCGGGTTCGTCGACGCGGACATGTGGGTCGAGACCGACTACGTCGAGTCGATCACCGACAAGATGACGGCCGACGACCGGGACTACATGGGGTGTAACGTCGAACTTGTGACCGACGACGGCACGATAGGCCGCTACAGATCTACCACCGGCTTCGACGTCGAAAAATACGTCCGAGAGAAGCGGTTCGCACCGACGTGCTGTGTCGTGACCCGCAAGCGGGTGTTCGACGCCGTCGGGCTCTTCGACAGCCGATTGCGTTCAAACGGGGACCTCGAGTTCGGCCGCCGCGTCCACGAGGCCGGCTTCGACCTCGTGTTCGAGCCCGACATCACGCTCTATCATCCCGCTCGGTCGACGGTCGGTGAACTTATCGCACAAAGTACTCGGATCGGCCGGGGTCGTGGAGAGATCCGGGCGTATCACGGCGATCGGTTCAGTGTGCAAACAACCCTGAATCCGCGACACTATCTCCCGGTAAATCCCATTGCGTTCCACGAGAGAGTGTCCGGAGCGTACCGCTCACTCACTGAATTTCTCCTGTGGTATCTGCTCGCGTGTATCCAGAAGTGGTCGATCACGGGGGGCTATCTGCGACAGACCGTCTCTTCGCCGATGGACGCACCGGATCCTCGTTGACCGTGAGGCGGTATAGTAGCCGTCATTCTACGGTCACGCTCTTCGCCAGGTTCCGTGGTTTGTCGATCGACCGACCTAATCGATTCGCCACCCAGTACGCCACCAGCTGTAACTGCACGTTCGCGAGGATCGGAGTGAGACGTGGTCCCGCGGTTGGCACCTCCAAGACGTGGTCTACATACCGATCGACGTCCGCGGGCGAATCAGTTACCGCGATGACGGGTGCATCGCGCGCCTCGACTTCCGTTACGTTCCCGAGCGTCCTCGTGGCGGTTGCGTCGCCGGTGACGAGCGCGAAAACAGGCGTCCGATCGCTCACCATCGCGAGTGGCCCGTGTTTCAGTTCGCCGGCCGCAAACCCTTCGGCGTGTTTGTACGTAATTTCCTTCATCTTCAGCGCACCCTCGCGGGCGACGGGCGCGTTGTACCCTCTCCCAATGAAGAAGTAGGCGTCGGCATCTTCGTACGTCTCCGCGATGGACCGGGCGTTCGACGTGTCCAAGACCCATTGGACTTGATCGGGAAGGGTACGCAATCGTTTGACCGGGGGTGCTGAACACGTCTCCGAGAGCACGCTGGCGAGCATCGCCAGCGCGACCTGCTGACTCGCGAACGTCTTCGTCGCGGCCACGCTGATCTCCGGGCCCGCACGGATGAGCATCGCGTGATCGCACTCCCGGACGGCTGAACTGCCGACAGTGTTCGTTAGCGCGAGCGTCGTCGCACCGGTGC is a window encoding:
- a CDS encoding substrate-binding domain-containing protein, translating into MAEYEGGDHRSDATGRGRRQFLKLTGTATGAVSLVGCASNSDESTYEREGSIPDPKTYTVDELFSLEEWRGSGPLIDDRPSEYTGRSMLDLPDLRGELTVYLGGGEGGLYANLMKRVQNTYQDFIVNIREAPSSQLANTISEEVNAGQSPADIFWAIDAGSIGIVAENDATVSLPDHLVSEIPDTYHPTDQWVGVMGRARSIPYNTEEFSESEIPNDILTFAQDSRFNNAMGWAPTYGAFQAFVTAMRLIDGESEARQWLNGMQEQGVNTYDNELVVANRVASGELSAGFSNHYYSRLVFEERPNAPIDLAFTQGDAGALVNCSGTEIIKNTANETLAVDFIHHLLSIEAQEFLATRGYEYPLLPSVPPIGDLPTIDELNPPDFDLSQLADLEPTLQLMREVGAL
- a CDS encoding iron ABC transporter permease; this translates as MSVGDRLVSRFDQGETDGYPTGLTLLSGAIAAVVLSPIVWIVMRVLQVDTDYALSIVARPMTVEILLTSLGLVAAVTGASICIGVPLAFLTVRTDLPFRRFWTIAVALPLVIPSYLGAFTFISAFGPGGQLANALAPLGIESIPPVYGFWGTTLVLTLYTYPYVFITTRASLLSFDQQLVEAARTLGTTRWRAFSRVTLRQLLPGIASGSLLVALYTLSDFGTPSLMRLDVFTRVIFVEYNAFGRETAAMLSLQLLAITAVILSIESRIGDSSRGAYVGTGASSGSDTTVSLGAWKAPALAFCTSIVFLCLVVPLAVLTHWLVRSPSQATRQGVGFQWQFAINSVSVSLAAAVVCAAAAVPVAYLAARHRSRLSELFDRMTYVGYAMPGIVLGLALVFFAVYYESSVGDLLLFGVDVTPTLYQTLPLLIFAYVIRFLPQAVGSTRSSVLRVDRSLTEAARTLGRTPAGAFRRITLPLIAPGVIGGAALVFLTTMKELPATLVLHPTGFETLVTYIWSVRESGYYGFAAVPALVLIVVSGLSMVVILSQEE
- a CDS encoding ABC transporter ATP-binding protein, whose protein sequence is MSEHNYNRESLASSEPAISTADTDDDPRQSTVLELDNIARSYATETAVEDLSVSVGDGEVLTLLGPSGCGKTTTLRLIGGLERPNDGTIKLGDRVLADVDGTFVPPEERGIGLVFQDFALFPHLTAAENVGFGLSEWSESERQARVEQLLDLVDLSDHGDDRPSELSGGQKQRIALARSLAPEPDVLLLDEPLSNLDVSLRVSMREEIRRIIDETGVTTIWVTHDQEEALSVADRVGVMHDGQLQQVGRPAKVFERPASRFVASFLGRAGFLSASVEDGVLVTDVGQLDTNALVGVDRSDWGALSDEATVDVLVRPDDLRVSPTTTDEADGTITRRQYQGPSFIYRVETDSGDTIQCLHGHTEVFDIGESVRVELVANHPLVWFPSA
- a CDS encoding glycosyltransferase family 2 protein translates to MKTSIIIPVYNDPEGLGVTVDSLLNQTATDYEVVIADNGSTDETAAVGREFAQSDRVRHVVEEDVQSSYAARNAGIEVARGDILGFVDADMWVETDYVESITDKMTADDRDYMGCNVELVTDDGTIGRYRSTTGFDVEKYVREKRFAPTCCVVTRKRVFDAVGLFDSRLRSNGDLEFGRRVHEAGFDLVFEPDITLYHPARSTVGELIAQSTRIGRGRGEIRAYHGDRFSVQTTLNPRHYLPVNPIAFHERVSGAYRSLTEFLLWYLLACIQKWSITGGYLRQTVSSPMDAPDPR
- a CDS encoding asparagine synthase-related protein, which translates into the protein MVGLSGVFGGDAHSVEVETVPETIAGGEVADTYREHGVVIRAAFHEGTATDQPAETDDGSLVWIWGEVYSVTDEVGERRSVDPNESAQVCARQYSAHGLDFVSRLDGEFTGCVYEPAADTVSFFTDRLGARPLYYARGDDGLAFSTAVQTVPVLPGFEPAFDERFLAEYLYCRRTFGTKTPITGLEQLPPATILTCYIESGDTDRRRYWEPRYRPQDRPFSYFVRELTDRFERAVHDRTRDDRDHGLLLSGGSDSRAVLAAADEPLTAFHLGDGWNREARIAQRAADAADSRFELLNRGPNYHATLLERAGPIQEFVGPFHTGHALGFADEIDAEVDTLLTGLYSDDLFGSWSISQATLQLPFDIQFWFPFERLPSTIDDFVCEQVTAGPTRRPDFLDAAPLEEILRENIRFENGEVEFHGVGYESVEQLSLNSTLYPITNGIGFDLFSAVQIAPTRNPFLDRRLVDLALSMPLKHRLRRDPLHRAVDRLDGSLADIPHASSRVPLKHPKAAHVVGNRAMNLFDKLDWTGSYRTQGPWQDKNEVIRTHDFVGRALERHEETGRRLPGLDWDAVRDTYRRHRAGETNAAEELYRLVTVLEMPLTGRIVGD